A single window of Salvia splendens isolate huo1 chromosome 8, SspV2, whole genome shotgun sequence DNA harbors:
- the LOC121744188 gene encoding phytochrome A-like, with protein MSAQRGQSSTNSARSRHSARVIAQTSVDAKLHADFEESGSSFDYSTSVRVTNVQERPRSDKVTTAYLHQIQKGKQIQPFGCLLALDEKTFRVIAYSENAPEMLTMVSHAVPSVGDHPVGIGSDIRSVFTAPSAAALQKALGFGEVSLLNPILVHCKTSGKPFYAIIHRVTGSLIIDFEPVKPHEVPMTAAGALQSYKLAAKAITRLQSLPSGSIERLCDTMAQEVFELTGYDRVMIYKFHEDDHGEVFTEIRKPGLEPYVGLHYPATDIPQAARFLFMKNKVRMICDCRANHVTVVQDANLPLELTLCGSTLRAPHSCHLQYMENMNSIASLVMSIVVNEGDEEGSDSTHPEKRKRLWGLVVCHHTSPRFVPFPLRYACEFLTQVFAIHVNKELELESQMLEKNILRTQTLLCDMLLRDAPLGIVSQSPNVMDLVKCDGAALMYKNKKYRLGLTPSDFQIRDIVSWLDEYHKDSTGLSTDSLYDAAFPGALALGDAICGMAAVKITDKDWLFWFRSHTAAEIRWGGAKHEPDDKDDGRKMHPRSSFKAFLDVVKTRSLPWKDYEMDAIHSLQLILRNSFKDAENTSSYTKAIHTQLNDLQIEGIQELEAVTSEMVRLIETASVPILAVDVDGVVNGWNTKIADLTGLPVDKAIGQHFLSLLEDSSADRVNSMLKLALKGEEERNVHFEIKTHGERSESGPVSLVVNACASRDVKENVVGVCFIAQDITAQKSMMDKFTRIEGEYKAIVQNPNPLIPPIFGTDEFGWCSEWNAAMTKVSGWTRDDVINKMLMGEVFGMNTACCCLKNQEAYVNLGIVLNNAVTGQDNEKIPFGFFSRSGKYVECLLCVSKKLDAEGAVTGVFCFLQLASQELQQALHVQRLSEQTALKRLKVLSYIRKEIRNPLSGIIFSRKMMEGTNLDDEQRNLLRTSLHCQRQMNKVLDDTDLDHIIEGYLDLEMVEFKLHEVLIAAISQVIIKSNGKGITIVDDLAPNLSTETLYGDSLRLQQILAAFLLISVTYTPNGGQLGISASLTKDSIGKTIQLGHLEFRITQSGGGVPQQVLNQMFGDDVEASDEGISLFVSRKLVKLMNGDVQYLREAGRSTFIISVELAISNNS; from the exons GCTCGGGTAATTGCACAGACGTCCGTAGATGCAAAGCTCCATGCGGACTTTGAAGAATCAGGCAGTTCGTTTGATTATTCGACCTCTGTGCGTGTTACAAATGTGCAGGAGAGGCCCAGGTCTGATAAGGTGACGACGGCTTACCTTCATCAGATACAGAAGGGGAAGCAGATACAGCCATTTGGGTGTCTGTTGGCCCTTGATGAAAAAACGTTCCGAGTGATTGCCTACAGTGAAAATGCTCCTGAAATGCTCACAATGGTGAGTCATGCTGTTCCAAGTGTAGGCGACCACCCAGTTGGCATTGGATCTGATATCAGGAGTGTTTTTACTGCTCCGAGTGCTGCAGCATTGCAGAAGGCTTTAGGTTTTGGTGAGGTTTCGCTTTTAAACCCTATTTTGGTTCACTGCAAGACTTCTGGGAAACCGTTTTATGCCATAATCCATAGAGTCACAGGTAGCTTAATCATTGATTTTGAGCCTGTGAAGCCTCATGAGGTCCCTATGACTGCTGCGGGAGCATTGCAGTCGTATAAGCTGGCAGCCAAAGCTATTACGCGACTGCAGTCTTTGCCTAGTGGGAGCATAGAACGACTCTGTGATACCATGGCACAGGAAGTCTTTGAACTCACTGGTTATGACAGGGTGATGATCTATAAGTTTCATGAAGATGATCATGGTGAGGTGTTTACGGAGATCAGGAAGCCTGGCCTCGAACCTTATGTGGGCTTACATTACCCTGCTACGGATATACCTCAAGCTGCTCGGTTTCTGTTTATGAAGAACAAGGTCCGGATGATATGTGATTGTCGAGCTAATCATGTGACGGTGGTTCAGGATGCGAACCTCCCCCTTGAACTGACATTGTGTGGCTCGACACTCAGAGCCCCTCACAGTTGCCATTTGCAATACATGGAGAACATGAATTCAATAGCATCTTTGGTAATGTCGATTGTAGTCAACGAGGGTGATGAAGAGGGCTCTGATTCTACGCATCCGGAGAAGAGGAAAAGGCTTTGGGGACTGGTGGTTTGCCATCACACAAGCCCCAGATTCGTCCCCTTCCCTCTCCGATATGCTTGTGAGTTTCTTACTCAAGTTTTTGCAATTCATGTTAACAAGGAGTTGGAGCTTGAAAGTCAGATGCTGGAGAAGAACATTCTAAGAACTCAGACGCTCTTGTGTGATATGTTGTTGCGTGATGCACCATTGGGCATTGTATCCCAGAGCCCCAACGTAATGGATCTTGTCAAATGTGATGGTGCTGCCCTGATGTACAAGAACAAGAAATACAGGCTGGGGCTGACGCCAAGCGACTTTCAGATCCGGGATATAGTTTCGTGGCTTGATGAGTACCACAAGGACTCAACAGGCTTGAGTACGGACAGCTTGTATGATGCTGCTTTTCCAGGTGCTCTGGCCCTAGGTGATGCAATTTGTGGAATGGCAGCTGTTAAGATAACCGACAAGGACTGGCTTTTCTGGTTTAGATCACACACTGCAGCTGAGATTCGTTGGGGAGGCGCAAAGCACGAACCAGATGACAAGGATGATGGTAGGAAGATGCATCCAAGGTCGTCGTTCAAGGCATTCCTTGATGTTGTCAAGACAAGGAGTCTACCATGGAAGGATTATGAGATGGATGCAATCCACTCTTTGCAGCTTATCCTAagaaactcattcaaggatgctGAGAATACAAGTTCATACACCAAGGCTATCCACACGCAGCTTAATGACCTTCAAATTGAGGGGATACAGGAGCTTGAAGCTGTAACCTCTGAGATGGTCCGACTGATTGAAACTGCCTCGGTGCCTATATTGGCTGTTGATGTAGATGGTGTGGTGAATGGATGGAATACCAAGATCGCTGATTTAACTGGTCTTCCCGTTGACAAAGCAATTGGCCAGCATTTTCTTTCACTCCTGGAAGATTCTTCTGCTGATAGAGTGAATTCCATGTTGAAACTGGCGCTTAAAG GTGAAGAAGAGCGAAACGTGCATTTTGAGATCAAAACGCACGGGGAAAGAAGTGAGTCAGGTCCAGTCAGCTTAGTTGTAAATGCTTGTGCTAGCAGGGATGTGAAGGAGAACGTGGTGGGTGTGTGTTTTATTGCTCAGGACATAACAGCCCAAAAGAGCATGATGGACAAGTTCACAAGAATCGAAGGAGAGTACAAAGCTATCGTTCAAAATCCTAACCCATTGATCCCACCTATTTTTGGGACAGACGAGTTTGGCTGGTGTTCCGAGTGGAATGCTGCTATGACTAAAGTATCTGGGTGGACTAGGGACGACGTGATTAATAAAATGCTCATGGGTGAGGTATTTGGGATGAATACAGCTTGCTGCTGTCTCAAGAATCAAGAGGCTTATGTGAACCTTGGTATTGTGCTGAACAACGCGGTGACTGGACAAGATAATGAAAAAATACCATTTGGGTTTTTTTCAAGGAGTGGAAAGTATGTAGAATGCCTACTGTGTGTTAGCAAGAAGCTCGATGCAGAGGGTGCAGTAACTGGTGTGTTCTGTTTCTTACAGCTGGCTAGTCAAGAGCTGCAGCAAGCGCTCCATGTTCAACGCCTATCAGAACAAACCGCATTGAAAAGATTAAAAGTTCTGTCTTACATCAGAAAGGAAATCAGGAATCCTCTTTCTGGGATCATATTTTCGAGGAAGATGATGGAAGGAACTAATCTGGATGATGAGCAGAGAAACCTTCTGCGTACCAGTCTTCACTGCCAGCGCCAGATGAACAAAGTTCTGGATGATACAGATCTTGACCATATAATTGAGGG GTACTTGGATCTGGAAATGGTGGAGTTTAAGCTGCACGAGGTCTTGATCGCTGCCATTAGTCAAGTGATTATAAAGAGCAATGGGAAGGGTATTACTATAGTTGATGACTTGGCTCCTAACCTCTCTACAGAAACGCTATACGGCGACAGTTTGAGACTTCAGCAGATCCTAGCTGCTTTTCTTCTAATTTCAGTTACTTACACACCAAACGGAGGTCAACTAGGCATTTCTGCCTCCTTGACTAAAGATTCTATAGGAAAAACCATTCAGCTTGGCCATTTGGAGTTCAG GATAACACAGAGCGGCGGAGGAGTGCCCCAACAAGTGCTGAACCAGATGTTTGGGGACGACGTGGAGGCATCTGATGAGGGCATCAGCCTCTTTGTCAGCAGAAAACTAGTGAAGCTAATGAATGGCGACGTTCAGTATCTGAGGGAGGCCGGACGATCCACCTTCATAATATCCGTCGAGCTTGCCATTTCTAACAACTCATAA
- the LOC121744189 gene encoding germin-like protein 5-1: MLIIFNSFSFSLSQTDTQSFLFYFLFASMAAAVMYRMMAAVMLCSRVFADPDLLQDICVADLSSELKLNGYSCKSNATAEDFFSGGLAKPGATNTSTGSAVTGANVQKIPGLNTLGVSLARIDYAPGGLNPPHTHPRATEVVFVLKGELDVGFITTANLLISKSIKEGEIFVFPKGLVHFQKNNGDSPAAVVAAFNSQLPGTQSIAATLFASTPPVPDNVLTKAFQVGTKEVDKIKSKFAPKS; this comes from the exons aTGCTCATAATCTTCAATAgtttttcattctctctctcacaaaCAGACACGCAgagttttctattttattttttgtttgcaAGCATGGCTGCTGCGGTTATGTATAGAATGATGGCAGCTGTGATGCTTTGTAGCAGAGTATTTGCCGATCCGGACTTGCTTCAAGATATTTGTGTTGCTGATCTCTCTTCTG AGTTGAAGCTAAACGGATATTCGTGCAAGTCAAACGCGACGGCGGAGGACTTCTTCTCCGGTGGCTTAGCCAAACCCGGCGCCACCAACACCTCCACCGGGTCAGCCGTGACCGGCGCCAACGTCCAGAAAATCCCGGGCCTCAACACACTCGGCGTGTCCTTGGCCCGCATCGACTACGCCCCGGGCGGCCTCAACCCGCCCCACACGCACCCACGCGCCACCGAGGTCGTGTTCGTCCTCAAAGGCGAACTCGACGTCGGCTTCATCACCACCGCCAACCTCCTCATCTCCAAGTCCATCAAGGAAGGGGAAATCTTCGTTTTCCCTAAAGGCCTAGTCCACTTCCAGAAGAACAACGGCGACTCCCCCGCCGCTGTCGTCGCCGCCTTCAACAGCCAGCTCCCGGGGACGCAGTCCATCGCCGCGACATTGTTCGCTTCCACGCCGCCGGTGCCGGATAATGTGCTCACCAAGGCGTTTCAGGTTGGCACTAAGGAGGTGGACAAGATAAAGTCTAAGTTTGCACCAAAGagttga
- the LOC121744351 gene encoding heavy metal-associated isoprenylated plant protein 43-like, which produces MSAKEMELSVSISNQKCRIKILKAVAKLTGVDVLKVDAEKGKLTVVGSVDPVSVATAIRKAGYSADITSVGPPKKPDDGKKTPPPPPVPVPDPPPARCQLVAVTYDTTYEYDRAFCSIL; this is translated from the exons ATGAGCGCCAAG GAAATGGAGCTGAGTGTGAGCATTAGCAACCAGAAATGCCGAATTAAAATTCTTAAAGCTGTTGCAAAGCTTACAG GTGTGGACGTGCTCAAAGTTGATGCTGAGAAAGGAAAGCTGACGGTTGTCGGGAGCGTGGATCCCGTCTCCGTGGCGACTGCGATCAGAAAAGCTGGTTATTCGGCCGACATTACGAGCGTCGGACCACCTAAGAAACCTGATGATGGAAAGAagacgccgccgccgccgccagtGCCAGTGCCGGACCCGCCCCCTGCCCGATGCCAGCTTGTCGCAGTTACTTACGATACGACCTACGAATACGATCGTGCATTTTGTTCTATTCTCTAA